The DNA sequence tggactcccagagatccacctggggcctagtcatggatctctgcctccaggtccatcagtagttggatgaggtttctagcacgacaattagggtgtttggccatcccatcaccagagtaggtcagttcggattgtcgctcgaccattgccagcagtctgttgtgggggtatctttgtggatttctgtgggcctctctagcactttgttatatgaaccaatggctgaggggtcaccaactggatcaggccctctgagtgggtgagacagttgattggcctgatctgtttgggaggcatccaggcagtgggaccgggtcctgtgctcattgcatgagttggctgtttgaaacctggggcctatgcagggtcccttggctcagcatgggaggaggggactggacctacctggactgagtccaccaggttgatctcagtctgtggggaaggctttgccctggaggagattggaatggggggcgggctggggggaaggtgagggaggcgggaggggggagaacaagggaatctgtggctgatatgtagaactgaattgtattgcaaaataaaaattaagaaaaaaaaaaaaaaaaaaaaaaaaaaaaaacagtctcgGTTCTAACTCAGATCCTGGGAACCACTCagcatttctgtttctcttataGGTCAGGaaggtctgattttttttttcttttatagctcAGGAAGGGTCTGATCTTTGAAGATAGATCTCATAATAAACTCTGCTAGCATTGTGTAACCCTTATCTTATTTATAATTATCGTGTGTTTTAAACCGATTAACTAGTTGTTCAGAGCTGGGAAAATGGTTCATTGGTGAAGCACTAGCCAGACAAGCACCAGGTCTGAGTTTGATCACTGGACCCACCTATAAAAGCTGAGCCGGGGggaaatctcagcactggggaatcACTGAACAGCCAAGTTGATCCtcccagtgagccccaggccagcGAAAGCTAAAAAATCAAGGTAGACAGCACTTGGGGAACAACATTGGAGAGTGGCCTCTGGTttccatatgtatatgtacagttGCCTTCACaccaatacatacacacacacacacacacacacacacacacacacaaattattgtTGTATATATAGTTCTTCTTCTGGAATTATGTAAACATGAGCAAGGGAAGAGGTTATTTGGTCATTTGTTACTGTATTTTTAACAATGTTACTAAATAAATGTTCGCAAATACCGCTGTATGATCAATGAATGAATATGATTCTACAtacagtagaaaaaaaatctctaagttACTGCTCACTCATCAAAAGTGGCATCCAATTAATTTATCATGTTGAAAGTTATATTATTTGGACATTTCTGAAGAGTGTTGAAATGTTTGGAGTTACAATGAGTGAATATCACCAATGTGAACCATCCCACACTCATTACATATCAGAAAGGAAGATCTTTCATCATGTGGCACCTGCATTTGTGATTATTTTGTCCATTCACATATTTAAAGTTgttcattttgtaatttttgcACTGAATATATTTTGTAGCGGATCCGACACAATGGCAAGGCTCAGGAGCAGGATCACGAAGTCCTCGAAATCCAGcttgttttctgtgtgttcatCCAGCTCAGAAAGGATGTCTTGGCACTTTGGCTTGCTTTCTTCTCCCTGAGAATAAAGAATAATCGAGTCTATTATGTGCATAAACTTTGTATTGAGAGGTGGTAATGAATACTAAGTATGTTATTAACAGTATAGCATGCCCAGTGCCATCACACAAAATCCTTCATGACTTGTCTCTGAGAATCCATACAGTGATCTTACTGTGTATGTACTTCTACACAGCACCCCAGCTGTGGGTGAACCATCAGAGAAGTAAGTACTTGCCTTAAAGTCAGCAGCTTTTGCTGTAAAGCCAAGATTTGAGGCCTTATCGGCCTGATTCCAGAACCACACTTTTAACAAGTAAGTTAATCTGCCTTTATTTAGACACAGAACTTCCtatgttttcatattttcaatATATAATCTTTTTAACTATAGGAGGTACCTTTTATGCATTCTCTGGACAGTGAGATTATTCTGAAATACAGAATAACATGTACTAGAAGAAAGCACATTGTTTTGTGTGATAGTTCAGCATTTAGTCTGATTGTCAATCACATCCAAGCTCATAGCTGTCATACACAGATTGCAGAAAACCATCTGAACAGCATATAAATGGAGAGCATTTTCAGtttcaaacatttcaaacaacAGCTGGAAGGTTTGACATTAAGCAAACAAAAGTCATTTGAGTCCCTCTGACACAGAGCTGGTGTGTGCATTCAGTTTAACCACAAATGCTTATCCATGAAATGGCTGCAAAAATCCCAGGAATGCTTGAGACATTTTTggaatgaaaatatatttcttttaccATCTAAACCATCCTTGTTTCTCTAGGCTGGCTGTCCCCACAGGTCATATCTTCAGCCAAAGCCAAAAGAGCTCTTGACTCATTTGCAAAAAGAAACAGAGTACTACTTGGAAAGGGTCAGAGTTCAGTAAAAAGGCTTTCCTTTTGGTACTTCCCAGTTTTCCCAAAGGTTATGGAAGCATGTAGGTCTGTCTTCTCCCTCTGTTCTGCCAGGGAACTGGCTAAGCACTAGTTACTCAAGGACTTAACCAATCACCACCTTTTAGTATCTTCTTGACAGTGTTTCTTGGTGCTAGTTTTGTTATATCTTACTGGTGGTTAAATGTTAAGACTGGGCATTGTGTTTAGGCTTATGAGAAAGGTAATGCTCTCTTTAGGACTTAGGCTTAGCAAAAAGGTGCCACACAGTTTACCAGAGAGCTCCACAGAGAGTTTAGAGtggcggttctcaacctgtgggtcatgacctctttagGGGACGAAtgaacctttcacaggggtcgactaagattatcagaaaacacagctatttatattataattaataatggtagaaaaattacagttatgaagtagcaatgaaaataattttatggcaaggggtcaccacaacatgaggaactatattaaagggtcacagcactaggaaggctgagaatacAGTGTGCATTTAGAAGtaagaggacaacctcaggtgttcatcctcatcttccaccttgtcTGAATAAGGTCTcttgtacaccaggctagctggccagagagcttcctgggattctcctgtctctacctcccatctcactctaggagtgctgggattacatatatGTGCTGTTTTTCCTGGacttatatgggttctggggattcaaactcaggtccttatgcttgtacagcaagtgtattacttactgagccatctctcaagatccctcccatcttttttttctttttgtatattataccatgcatgcacacttgcacacacacatactcacatgcatgaGAGACACTTTGATAATATCTTATATGATTTAGTATACTAaactaatacatatatatataatgtatttctttaatatatattatatatattactcacagaattatattatattatctaTATATTACTTACAGAAATACAATAGTCATCTATATCTCAGAGAATACTAGGAACTTACAGacaacttttatatttttttgttctgtgagTAAATATTGGTGATTTAGGCTTGGAAGTaaccttctttatttcttatatGATTTCCATAGGTCAGTATTGCTCAAAGTATGAGCATATGCATATGATATCAGGTTAGCCAACTGTAGAAGGCAttagaaaaatttaataaaataataagtgaCTCTTGCTCACATCTCAGATATCTGTATTTTAATGTTCAGACTCCCTTCTTTGGTTTCTTACCCCAAGATGGTCCCAGTGTTCTACTGTTCTTCTACATCCTCTACTCAACTGAAGTTGCAGCTATGGGCCACAGTGCCCACATGTTAGCTTGTTCATCAAATAAATCGGACAACTTACATACGGGAgatattcaataaatgtttgttgattgAAATAATTGGACGGCATCCTGGGACTGGAATTCTTTGCTGTTCGGTGTGAGCCTTGTTTATGAATGCCAGTGAATTCGCTTACCTCTGTGAAATTCCTAAATTGGGTTTGTAGCAGATTCTTGGCAGTGGCTTTCCTAAGTTTACCATCAGGGTCGGAAGAGTTTCTGAAAATCAGAGCGAGAGTAGCAATGGCTTTTTCAAGATCTGAGCCTTTCTTCAAAGCTGTGAGAGAAGAAATATCGAGTGAAGAATCAGAAGAAGAGTGGTGCTTTGTGCAGACAAGGGGCTGTGTCTTCCTAGGGAACTGGGGAAATAAGTATGGAATGTGACTGTCAGTGTGACCCAGTGTGTGGCCCTGTTGTGATTCGGCATTATCTGATCCTATACCTTTAAGGAACACAGGTTCCTTTCATAGCATTTGAGTTAGAGTTGGGTTGAGATTTGACTCCTGCTTGCCATGTGGCCCTGGGAAAGCCCCTCACTTCATGAAGCCTTGGTTTTCTGAGATGTAATTTCATTCAATTCTTCTGAGTATGATAAAGGGGAATGACATCAGGGTAATCTGTGATGTAATAACAGCCACAACACATCTTTTTTCTCAAACACTGTAATGTTCCGGTTAGTTTCTCTAATTTAGGATCCTTGGTGGGGAAGGCAGTGCTAGTTCCTTCCTTCCCAGGGGGCAGCACCCAATGCACACAGAGAGTTTCAAAAGGAACCATTTGAACCTTAGTCACCAATACATCTAGAAGGACAATCACAACTTACAGCCATGGCATGTTTACCTTTTTCTCCAACTAGGCAACACTCTTCATAAAGCCAAAAAACTACACCTTTGTTTTTCTCCCTATATTTTCAATACCAGAACCAATGTTTGCTGCATAGTAGGACTAGTCAATGCTGTTGAGTAAATGgctaagagaaaaaggaagacatcTCACAGCTTTCAGCCCAAGCAATGTGCAACCATCATGGATTCAAAGAATGCTCAGGTAGAGCAAGACTCAGAACACTGAGGTGACAAGATTAGATGTGATCTCTGCTCATATACATGTTATGATTTACTGGAGAAGTAAATATTAATAAAGAgaatacatatgaatatacatatatatttggctttcatatatttaataatgtgaaaaagtctatttttttctatctttcaaATATTTGGCTTTGGCACTATTTTTAATGTAGCCACTTTTGGTAGGTATTAGTAATATCTCAgtatgatttttatttgtgtttctatgatgctcaactgtctgtaactccagttccagggcatctaacaccttcttctggcctccacaggcatcagacatacacatggtatacagacacatgcagaaaaaagcccattcacataaaattaaaaaacaaaagaaaaggggaaaaacataaagcagagaaaaaaatcaaagaccttaatttaaGACCCAAACttagagaaaaacaggaaaaacactcCAAGATCCAGGCATAGATGagaactttgtttgtttgtttgtttttttttaaagacaggctctctgtgtagccctgactgttttggaactcattctgtagaccagactggctttgaactcagagatcaagctgcttttgcctctctagtgttgggattaagggtgCAGACCACTATTCCCAGCTGAAAATTTTCTGAAATTGAGTACAATAGCACAGCAAATAAGCCTAAAAATTGTCACACTGGACTGTGTGACATGAAAAGACTGTGCAGTAACAGAAACAATCGCTAAAGAAATGTGCTATCCTACAGAACTGAGGAAAGTTTGTGTCTGACAGGTAAGAACCTGGAttcaaaattcaatttaaaaagtcAGCCAGTGAGTAAGTGGACTAATAGATTGAATAGCAATGCTCAAAGGAAGAAATGCAAATGACCAAGAAATATTGGTCAAAGTTCAGCATCctaaaaaagtaagtaaataatcagtgtgtgcatatgtgtatgtgtgcatgtgtgtgtgagaaagaatgtgtaaatgtgtgagtgtgtgtgtgtgtgtgtatgtgtgtgaatgagtgtgtaagtgagaatgtgtgtgcatgtgggaatTTTTCAGATCTCTGGTCTGTTTCTTGAGCCTATGATCTTTGTCTTTGCTGACTTTATACCTACCATCTTGGTTGCCATAACTATAAACAAAGTCTCACCAATGAGGAGAGTAAAGTGGTTCTTGTTGCTTCATCCTTTGCCAATATTGTTTTGATTATTCTAGGCTATTATTTGGTTATTCTTGGGACTTTTCTTTCCAAATAAAGTTTAGGATAATCTTGCCAGTCTTCAGAAACCTTGCTGAAATTTAATACAGATTGCACTAGAGACCAATGGGAGGCAAACTAATGTCTATTTTGACAACCATTGCCAATCTGGGTTGACTTCAAATCCACGAGCACAAAGCCTCTCCCTGACTGTGTCATTTCATTAGTGAAGAACAGACAGGACTTTGCTGGTGGCAGGCTACTGGTAAATGGGGGAGCTGGCATTGGAAATGCCAGACATATGAGTTGATGTACCCAGGGAACTGTTTTCTCGTTTTGCTTCCTGTTGAATCTGTAACACTTTGGAGGGTTCCAAACACAAGTAGGAATCTTGCAAAAATTTGTTGAGTGAATGGCTGTAAAACTCATTTTAACCTCTTCCTCCTTGGCCTCCTTTTCAGTTTCAGATTCTCAATTTTATGCATTTGTGATTtatgctttctgctttctgcttatCCAGATCTGACAGGCCATCTTCCCCAGGAAAATGCCTCTCTATTCTTTCTTACCCCATTCCTAGCCATCTCTTTCCCTGATCCATGCTACTTCCAGGAACCCATATGTTTATCTCTTCAAATGTCTAACATTAAATACTGGGGAATGGGCATATTTCTTATAATTCCTGATCTGtctgtccatatgtgtgtgcatgcacatgtgcacatgtgcacatgtgcagtgGTGCTTTCTCTTAGCTTGCtccattttttaataattttaacctTACATTTAAGATGCTCAAGAATGAATTCTATATAAACACAGTCTTGTTTGGAAGAAGCAGTTGCCTGGCTGGATGAAACACattatttctttagaaaaaatACATGGATAATTTGGACTGATAGACCCATTCATCAATAATCAAGAATAACTGGATATGGTGTAGGAAGAGCTCCTCTGCTGAGCCTGAGACTGTTCTTGGAGGACAGGAGTTGGTGGTACTCTGCTGGATGTGCCTGACTGGTGAGGTAGAAGTAATTCCCAGGCTCTGACTGAGTTTATTAATAATGATGGGCACTTTCCATTGTTACTACACATATTTCAGGTGCCTTTCAAACATAATCCTATTTAATGCTTCCTCAAACCCTCAGGGGTGGGTAATATTTGTGTCTTAGTTTTATACATTAAaaacttgccaggcggtggtggcacacgcctttaatcccagcactcgggaggcagagccaggtggatctctgtgagttcgaggccagcctgggctaccaagtgagttccaggaaaaggcgcaaagctacacagagaaaccctgtctcgaaaaaccaaaaaaaaacccttatgcTTGGAGAGATTAAGAATAGTAAAGTCACACTGCTAAGAGATGAGGAATGAAAGGCTTAAGGGTTTGTCTGAAAGCTGACGGAAATATCAGCTACTTTGggatatgtctgtgtgaggtcaTCTGTGCTAGTTGTGAAGCTAGGCATTTCCAGCCCTGGTGGAGGGCAAGTCTGGCTGTTCTCTGAAGTGGGACTCCATCTGGATTATCTAACTTCTCGTTCGTATCCTACTTCTCTTAAAAGACAGCATGCATCTTTCTCCCAACTGTAAAATAGCATATGCTTATGGTAAAAACAGAACTAGTaatgtttaaaataagaaaagatagcAAAGACTTGTTTGTCCTACCACCACTGATGATGTTTTCCTGAGGCTTTTTTGTGTCCTGTCTTTACAGTTTGTTTCTTCCCTTAATAAACCAGCAGGTTGCCGCCTAACTTTTTCACTCTCTGTCTCACATAGATTTGTGAATTAATAGGGGAAGCATATTGTAAGGGGCCTGTGGGGTTAGAAAAGCAAAGGTTGTTGTTTTGGCGTCTTTTATTGGCTTTCTTGTCTTTGGGATTTGGGCATGTGGATGTCTGAAAGGCAGCTCTTCCAGACTGCTTCGTGTTACCCTCTTCTCTTCTGCAGCCCATTGAAATGAATTTTGAACTATGCTCAGTTCATTCTTACTCATGCATCTCACAGGTATGTAAAATCCAGCATTCGTTCTGGGCCAGCACAGTGAATGACTTCCGAACAACATTGACTTCTTGGAGGTCCCAGCAGTGAACACTCCTCCCGGGGAgaggatgtgactcaactcactCAGTGCTTGTTTGTGTCAACCTTTGGAGGGAGGTTCAGATtatagatgaggaagctgagacaTGGAGAGATTAAGAAACTTACCAAAGTCAGAAAACAGAACTGGCTCTTTTCTCGAATGCTCACTCCCTCTAAGTGCTGCTTTTCAGGCAGCTGTGTTCTTCAGGACTCTTTCCTAAACCCTCAGAAGGGGCAACAGGTCCCTCTGATGTCCTTCCCTTATTCCCTGAACGTAGATAGCACCTCTATAACTCTCACACTCGAAACTCCGTGTTATCTCAGTTGTCTCTTAGATCACCATTGCCCAAAGAAATACACTGCAAACCACAATCCTAATTTAAAACTTTCGCAGAGACAAATTAAaaagactaaaaagaaaagagtcaaagtgattttaataatatatattactcaactcaatatattaaaaatttcaaCAGGTAGTTAATACTAAGTTCATAAGCGATTTTATACTCCTTATTTATTAGtttctttcagttttaaaatctCTATTCAAATTAATCACTGCCCCAGTCCTCAGTAGCTCCCTGTGGCTGGCGCATACCATGTGGGATAGCTCAGGTTCAGGCTGAACGTTTTCCGAGAGCAGTGACAACATTGTAATTACTTTCACAACCTTTCTCAGGCCCCGGTGTGCT is a window from the Peromyscus eremicus chromosome 9, PerEre_H2_v1, whole genome shotgun sequence genome containing:
- the Sntn gene encoding LOW QUALITY PROTEIN: sentan (The sequence of the model RefSeq protein was modified relative to this genomic sequence to represent the inferred CDS: inserted 1 base in 1 codon); this encodes MHNKRSKNTGGCVHSTQDHTTHXGGAPRLSEAPASALTPSKMPKSVSISKQLASIKALKKGSDLEKAIATLALIFRNSSDPDGKLRKATAKNLLQTQFRNFTEGEESKPKCQDILSELDEHTENKLDFEDFVILLLSLAIVSDPLQNIFSAKITK